One window of Aerococcus tenax genomic DNA carries:
- a CDS encoding flavocytochrome c, with protein MTKGLFEPGSYSVRAAGHNGSLPMEVTLTDDRIKSIEIDTSGESKGITSPVFERIPKAIIEGQTLNVDTVSGATVTSKGILAGVADAIEAAGGDPEEFRNRPKYQADQAESPDEKTADVVVLGSGGAGLSAAIGAVDKGAKVILLEKFPSLGGNTTRTGGQINSADPEWQKGFDAFPGEVNNLKGIYQMDEADIPEAYRPQFRELKDELEKYFADMENGENYLFDSENLFCIQTLLGGTRKDLDGHVTYGNYDLVSNLTHKGRQTIEWMKTKGVEFDEEHVTEPVGASWRRAREPIPTGGYGFIDPLQKYFTQQGGEIITDCQAKELLVEDGKIVGVKAQFSNGNDLTVHAKSGVVMATGGYSANYEMVKKYDNYWGNLPETIPTTNSPALTGDGIAMGLSVNAALVDMGFAQLMPSADPITGNIFSGIDCPPSDFVFVNLEGKRFVNEYGTRDQLCQAIFDQGGLIYNISDKNIAATRFNSTDEQLENDIKNDACFRADTLEELAEQINIDPEVLVDTIEKYNQYVEDGHDPEFNKGSFNYKVEVPPFYATPRSPATHHTMGGLKINVNAQVINEDGEVIDGLFAAGEVAGGIHAGNRLGGNALIDIFTYGRIAGENAASNR; from the coding sequence ATGACAAAAGGTCTTTTTGAACCAGGTAGTTATTCTGTTAGAGCAGCAGGACACAATGGGTCTTTACCTATGGAAGTCACCCTGACTGACGATCGCATTAAGAGTATTGAGATTGATACTAGTGGTGAAAGTAAGGGAATCACTTCACCAGTCTTTGAAAGAATTCCTAAAGCAATTATTGAAGGCCAAACCCTCAATGTCGATACCGTCAGTGGAGCGACAGTAACCAGTAAGGGGATTTTGGCAGGTGTTGCCGACGCTATTGAAGCAGCCGGTGGGGACCCTGAAGAATTCCGTAATCGCCCTAAATACCAAGCTGACCAAGCTGAAAGTCCTGATGAAAAAACTGCTGATGTGGTTGTATTAGGTTCAGGTGGAGCCGGTTTATCAGCAGCAATCGGTGCCGTTGATAAGGGAGCTAAGGTCATTCTTCTTGAAAAATTCCCTTCACTCGGCGGAAATACTACTCGGACTGGGGGACAAATTAACTCTGCTGACCCTGAATGGCAAAAAGGCTTTGATGCTTTCCCAGGGGAAGTCAATAACTTAAAGGGAATTTATCAAATGGACGAAGCGGACATCCCAGAAGCCTATCGCCCACAATTCCGTGAGTTAAAAGACGAGCTAGAAAAATACTTTGCTGATATGGAAAACGGAGAAAATTACCTCTTTGATTCAGAAAACCTCTTCTGTATCCAAACCTTATTAGGAGGAACCCGGAAAGACTTAGATGGTCATGTTACCTATGGTAATTACGACTTAGTATCTAATTTAACCCACAAAGGTCGTCAAACTATTGAATGGATGAAAACCAAGGGCGTTGAATTTGATGAAGAGCATGTTACTGAACCTGTGGGAGCTTCCTGGCGCCGTGCCCGTGAACCAATTCCTACTGGTGGTTACGGCTTTATTGACCCCTTGCAAAAATACTTTACCCAACAAGGTGGGGAAATTATTACTGACTGCCAAGCCAAAGAATTACTGGTAGAAGACGGTAAAATTGTTGGTGTGAAAGCTCAATTCAGTAACGGCAATGACTTAACCGTTCACGCTAAGAGTGGGGTAGTTATGGCTACTGGTGGCTACTCAGCTAACTATGAAATGGTCAAAAAATATGATAATTACTGGGGTAATCTTCCTGAAACTATTCCAACAACCAATTCACCAGCTTTAACCGGTGATGGTATTGCAATGGGGTTATCAGTTAATGCAGCTCTAGTAGATATGGGCTTTGCTCAATTGATGCCTAGTGCCGACCCTATTACAGGTAATATCTTTAGTGGGATTGACTGTCCACCTTCCGATTTCGTCTTTGTTAACTTAGAAGGTAAACGTTTTGTTAATGAATATGGGACCCGTGACCAACTTTGCCAAGCAATCTTTGACCAAGGTGGATTGATTTACAATATTTCTGATAAGAATATTGCGGCAACCCGTTTCAATTCTACTGATGAACAACTCGAAAATGATATTAAAAATGATGCTTGCTTTAGAGCAGATACCTTAGAAGAACTTGCTGAACAAATCAATATTGATCCTGAAGTTCTGGTTGATACCATTGAGAAATATAACCAATATGTTGAGGATGGACACGACCCTGAATTTAATAAGGGTTCATTCAACTATAAGGTAGAGGTTCCTCCATTCTACGCGACTCCAAGAAGTCCTGCAACTCATCATACCATGGGTGGTTTGAAAATCAATGTGAATGCCCAAGTAATCAATGAAGATGGTGAAGTTATTGATGGCTTATTTGCAGCTGGTGAAGTTGCAGGTGGTATTCACGCAGGGAACCGTCTTGGCGGAAACGCCTTAATTGACATCTTTACTTACGGAAGAATTGCTGGCGAAAACGCTGCAAGCAATCGATAG
- a CDS encoding MurR/RpiR family transcriptional regulator translates to MKLDRIISKYHLTDTEVDILKHLIQSDAKLTIRELAEKAYVSPATIIHLAKKMNFSGYSELLFQFNQEREKEMHVSQQSIIDCYGDAFYKMIEKYQDKLFIFMGLGFSLHLANYMSDLLNTFGFRSISNTYEEFINKTFADEAVIIFISHSGETEYLLRLAQLAHKNGVEYVVFTGNPSGQLQKNAQLTIDTKSYSIFRYKEYKAQVFFGLTLIYFEELIADSLKRLDR, encoded by the coding sequence ATGAAATTAGACCGTATTATCAGTAAATATCATTTAACTGACACTGAAGTTGATATTTTAAAACATCTAATTCAGTCTGATGCCAAGCTAACGATCCGCGAGCTAGCAGAAAAAGCCTATGTTTCCCCGGCAACCATTATCCATTTAGCCAAAAAAATGAACTTCTCTGGTTATAGTGAATTATTATTTCAATTTAACCAAGAACGTGAAAAAGAAATGCACGTCAGCCAACAATCAATCATCGATTGCTATGGTGATGCTTTTTATAAAATGATTGAAAAATACCAAGATAAGCTATTTATTTTTATGGGTCTAGGCTTTTCCTTACACTTAGCCAATTATATGTCTGACCTCTTAAATACTTTTGGTTTTCGCTCCATAAGTAATACTTATGAGGAATTCATCAATAAAACCTTTGCTGATGAAGCCGTTATTATTTTCATTAGTCATTCTGGGGAGACCGAATATCTCCTACGTTTAGCCCAACTTGCCCATAAGAACGGTGTAGAATATGTGGTATTTACCGGTAATCCGAGTGGTCAGCTACAAAAAAATGCGCAATTAACAATTGACACCAAATCCTATTCTATTTTTCGGTATAAGGAATATAAAGCCCAAGTCTTTTTTGGCCTAACACTCATTTATTTTGAGGAATTAATCGCTGATTCCTTGAAAAGATTAGATAGATAA
- a CDS encoding GntP family permease: MEAIGIIGLIVAIISVIYLSFKGLSMVVAAPLSALIIILCNQMDIFGSLIGPENSYMAGLAGFLIKNFGIFILGAILGQYMDKSGATVSIANFILDKVGTESAYKVLVALTFIGALLTFGGISIFVVFFTLIPLARPIFKKLDINWKLLSIPLYLGAGTFTMSMIPGTPSVQNAIPTTTLGTSLTAAPVLGIISTVVMLGFGLWYMKYELDKSQAKGEGFYSYLEGDTSQIEEDVVEHSDNDLPSFVTSIIPLVILIATIMIFSNVDNIILIALTISIVLSAFLFKSYLPKQTEVLNAGATGSVGSSFGAASAVAFGAVLTSAPTFDAIKQAILNIPGPPLVSLAVATAILSGVMAASGAIGTVITQLAPTYLSMGIPAEIIHRIVVIGGGVITVVPQSGVVLTFNNISGLDFKHGFKEAFIVSNGGFLLSLIVTVIVAQIFYL, encoded by the coding sequence ATGGAAGCTATTGGTATTATTGGGCTAATTGTAGCCATAATTAGCGTCATTTACCTTTCATTTAAAGGTTTAAGCATGGTAGTGGCAGCGCCACTATCTGCTTTAATTATTATCTTATGTAACCAAATGGATATCTTTGGATCATTAATTGGTCCAGAAAATTCTTATATGGCAGGATTGGCCGGCTTTTTAATTAAGAACTTCGGGATCTTTATCCTGGGTGCTATTTTAGGCCAATACATGGATAAAAGTGGGGCAACTGTTTCTATCGCTAACTTTATTTTAGACAAGGTTGGTACTGAAAGTGCCTATAAAGTGCTGGTAGCCTTAACCTTTATTGGAGCCTTATTAACCTTTGGTGGTATTAGTATTTTTGTGGTTTTCTTTACTTTAATTCCTCTTGCCAGACCGATTTTTAAGAAACTAGACATTAACTGGAAATTATTATCTATTCCGTTATATTTAGGAGCCGGGACCTTTACCATGTCCATGATCCCGGGCACTCCGTCCGTACAAAATGCTATCCCTACAACGACACTAGGCACGAGCTTAACGGCTGCTCCAGTGCTTGGGATTATTTCTACTGTAGTCATGCTGGGCTTTGGTCTATGGTATATGAAATACGAACTCGACAAGAGTCAAGCAAAAGGGGAAGGTTTCTATTCATATCTTGAGGGAGATACGAGTCAGATCGAAGAAGACGTCGTTGAACATTCTGATAATGACCTACCATCCTTTGTGACCAGCATTATTCCTTTGGTTATTTTAATTGCGACTATTATGATTTTTTCAAACGTTGATAATATCATCTTAATTGCCTTAACCATTAGCATTGTCTTATCTGCGTTCTTATTTAAATCTTATTTACCTAAGCAAACAGAAGTCTTAAATGCTGGTGCTACAGGCTCAGTAGGCTCTTCCTTTGGGGCAGCAAGTGCTGTGGCCTTTGGAGCGGTATTAACCAGTGCGCCAACCTTTGACGCAATTAAACAAGCCATCCTTAATATTCCTGGACCACCATTAGTTAGTTTAGCGGTTGCAACTGCTATTCTTTCAGGGGTTATGGCTGCTTCAGGTGCCATTGGGACAGTTATTACCCAATTAGCACCAACTTACTTATCAATGGGGATTCCAGCTGAAATTATCCACCGTATCGTTGTTATTGGTGGTGGAGTAATTACAGTTGTTCCTCAATCAGGAGTTGTCTTAACCTTTAACAATATTAGTGGTTTAGACTTCAAACATGGCTTTAAAGAAGCATTTATTGTAAGTAACGGTGGCTTCTTATTATCCTTAATTGTTACTGTCATTGTGGCACAAATCTTCTACTTGTAA